The sequence GCTTCTCGCCCTACCGACAAAAACAGCAGGCGACCTCAACATATACTTCGCTTTGCTCATCGTCATCGGTCTTATCATTCGGCACACACGATCGCTCGTCGGCGCAATAGCAGGCCTCGTCTTAATGATAGAAGGGTTCTCGCTTCTTCGCACGGCAAGCGCATCACTCGTAGCTGTCAGTGACCTGCTCGCACTTCTCTCCGTACCCGACACTCTGCCGTTTATCGGAGTCGCCGTCGGCATCGCCCTTACCTTCGCCTTGCAATCGTCATCGAGCGCCACCCTTCTCCTGACCTCACTTATAGAGCATCATATACTTCCCCTTCACACCATCTGCCATATCATCTACGGCAACAACATCGGCTCCTGCCTTTCCTCCGTCCTCGCCTCGCTTGCCGCCTCACACGAAGCACGCATGACCGCAATGGCCAATCTGATCTTGAATATCGGCGGCGTTCTCCTCTTCTTACCTCTGACCACACCGCTTCTCGCGCTCGTGACTGCGCTTATCGATACGACAGCAGACCGCCTCGTTATACTTCACACCGTCTTCAATCTCGTCGGCTCGCTCTTGTTATTGCCATTTACCAAGCAGTATGCCGCCTTCATTCAGCATATCTATCCGTTCAAACGCACATAAAAAAAGAAGGCCGAAGCCTTCTAATTTTCATCGTGATATGAATGTTACAGAACACGTCTTGCGCCAACATAACGAGATCCCCAATATTTGCTGTCTATTTTCGATACTTGAACGCCGCCGCTCGACGTTGCGTTGATAAACTCGTTATTGCCCAAATAGATGCCGACATGAGAAGCACCTGCCGCATATGTCGTAAAGAAAACGAGGTCGCCTACACGCAGGTTGCGATACGATACTGCCTGCCCCATACGGAATTGTTCACCCGATAAACGAGGCAACTGAACACCCGATTTTGCAAATACATATTGAACATAACCCGAACAATCAAAACCACCCGGTGTCGTACCGCCAAACACGTACGGCACACCTATATATGCAAAAGAAGTTTGTACCAATCTTCTCATAAACATACTTGAACCACCGCGACTGACCATAATATTCTTGCCCATGATCGCATAATAAGTATCTTTCCCAACGATACCGTCAGGCTCAAGACCCCATACGGATTGGAAGTTCTTCACTTGATATTCCATAGCCGAGCCGAAATATCCGTCTACTTCCACGGGATAACCCAATTTGGTCAACGCACTTTGAATTTCCGAAACTTCCTCACCTTGGTCGCCGACTTGGAACGAAGCCAGACATACCGTTGAGGATATGAGCAGGAAAAACAAAGCTAATAATTGAATTCGAAATGCTCTACTCAATAATGTTTTCCTCCCTTTTTTCACAGAAACGACAGGGATTTACCGTCTCCATTTTATTTCGCGCAAACACGCCATGTGTTATGTATTCTACATAAACACAGAAGTTCCTGCTAAAAACATTGTTTTTTTGACATTTCTTATTCTCATCATTTCTTGCTCTTTTATACGCAAAAAGAGCCAAACAAGACGTACTTGTCAGGCTCCCTTTTCTTACATCGCACCATCAATGAGTTCTGCCAGCGCATCTTTCGGAAGATAACCGACTTCTCTTGCTGTGACCTCTCCGTTTTTCACAACGATAATGGTCGGAATGCTCTGGATACCATACTGCATTGCAACGGCACCGTTCTCATCGACATCTACTTTGGCAACGACTGCCTTACCTTCATATTCTGCGGCAACCGCTTCGATCTCAGGCGCGATCATGCGGCACGGACCGCACCACGTTGCCCAAAAATCGACCAGTACAGGTTGTTTGGCTTCCATGACTTGTTTTTGAAATTCTTCTGCTGTATGAATATGAACGACGCTCATATAATGACCTCCTTTTTTCATATTGTATGCTTTTTTGCGCAAAACTATATGAAAATCTCTCTTTTTATTGTATACTAAGTGTATCACATATCGGTAATATCTTCAATTTATTTTTAGGAGGAATGACATATGCAACTGCTTGAAGCGATCGAAACGCGGCGTTCTTGCCGCAAATACACCGCAGAAGTCCCATCCGATGAGGTGATCAAATCACTTCTTCATTATGCGACCAAAGCACCGAGTGCAACAAATACGCAGCCATGGCGATTCGCGGTGATCCAAGATAAGGCTCTTCTCGATCACTATTCCGACGAAACGAAGCGCATTCTTCTCGAAAGCAATACGGAGCTTGTCGAGAAGTATCGCCATATCCTGTCAAATCCCGATTATCATGTGTTCCACCATGCACCAACACTCGTCATCATCTATGCGAATCAGTCGCGCTTCTTCAGCATCACCGACTGCTCGCTCGCGGCACAGAACTTGATGCTCGCGGCACATGACAAAGGTCTTGCCACGTGCTGGATCGGTTTTTCGACGCCGCTCTTTAATGCACCGCACATCAAAGAAGAGCTTGGTATTCCCGCAGAATACGAAGCGATCGCACCGCTCATCGTCGGATATCCCGAACGCATTCTCCCTCCGATGGAGAAAAACGAGCCTGAGATCATCTGCTGGAAAAAATAATGATATGTACAAAAAAGCTACCTTATACAAGGTAGCTTTTTCTTTGCAAAGGAATTTATGAGCAATCAATAAGCCGAGTTCTGTTCCGCTTGCGCGGTGACGACCATTTATCTAGACCGCCGATTACTCGACGGTTCAAGCGACACAACCCGGAAGGTTCAGCGGGCAACATCATCCCTTCCCTATTTGGTCTTGCTCCGGGTGGAGTTTACCTAGCCAGCCGGTCACCCGACTGCTGGTGCGCTCTTACCGCACCGTTCCATCCTTACCTGCCAGAAGCAGGCGGTCTACATTTCTGTGGCACTATTCCTGGGGTCACCCCCGCTGGACGTTATCCAGCACCCTGCCCTACGGAGCCCGGACTTTCCTCAGACGCATTGGCGCCCGCGGTCGTCTTTCATGCTCATAAATTACATTTTATTGTAGCACGATTTTTTTCCGTTTGTCAATTCTTCTTACTATTGCGAACGAGTCTTGCACACTTTTCGGCAATGTTATCATCGGCTACGATATCGGAGATGATGGCTGTCATCGAAGCACCTTTCGCAAGGACTTCGGCAACTTTATCCTCTTTGATACCGCCGATCGCAACGATGGGAAGCGATACCGCCGCACGTACAGCCATCAGATTGTCGTATCCGATAGGCTGAAGGGCATCCGCCTTCGTTTTCGTCGCAAAAATAGGGCCGACACCGATATAGTCAATGCAGCCGAGCGATTCTGCATCGCGTGCTTCTTCAGGATTATGGGTAGAAAGACCGAGCACCTTATCATCCCCGATGAGCTTACGTACGACGGCAGGCGGAAGGTCGCTCTGTCCGATATGGACGCCGTCGGCATCGACTGCCATAGCAAGGTCGATATGGTCGTTGACAAGGAAAAGCGCTCCTGCTTCGCGTGTCAATCGGCGAATCTCCATGCACTCTTCGTACATAGCACGCGCATCTTTCATTTTTTCACGATATTGAATGACACGGATACCGCCCGCGAGCATTGCGCGTACGACTTCCAGATTCGTACGTCCGCGCGAGAAGTCTTCTCCCGTGAGCGCATAGATCGATTCCGTTTCAAAATATGATAATTTATCCATCAGAAATTCTCCTTATCGAAAAGAAAATACGTCGCTTGCAGCGATCTCTGCCGTGATGACATCTGCCTTACGTTTCGAAGATGCCATCTGCGCACGCAAATAGTCTGCTACGACAGGCACAACGATAGCTTCCGTATAGTAATGGCCTGCATCGGCAACGGCGATATCGTTTTCGTCGGCTTTTTGTCCGTCGTGATACTTCACATCAGCCGTCAAAAGAAGGTCTGCCCCGCGCATCGCCGCTTTCGGAATAAGATCGCTTCCGCTGCCGCCGCAGACGGCTACTTTTTTTATCATGCGTTCAGGCGATCCTGTGAACTTGATGACAGGCACACCGAGGGCTTTTTTGATACGGTCGATGACGTCACCTAGCGTCATTTCTTCGGCAAGACTGCCGATGCGTCCAAGCCCGTATTCGCGTCCTGTATTTTTGAGCGGATAGATATCGTACGCCGCTTCTTCGTACGGATGTACACGAAGCATCGCACGCACAACGCGTCGCTCTATTTCCTCGGGCATGA comes from Selenomonadales bacterium and encodes:
- a CDS encoding Na/Pi cotransporter family protein — translated: MLLFLLGITVMTLGLTLLRMMLSRIFSHRLQARLGTLTTSPYRGFLLGMFGAMLLQGSTPVTLLAIALVSSRTLTFPHSIAILLGANIGTCSTVPLLLALPTKTAGDLNIYFALLIVIGLIIRHTRSLVGAIAGLVLMIEGFSLLRTASASLVAVSDLLALLSVPDTLPFIGVAVGIALTFALQSSSSATLLLTSLIEHHILPLHTICHIIYGNNIGSCLSSVLASLAASHEARMTAMANLILNIGGVLLFLPLTTPLLALVTALIDTTADRLVILHTVFNLVGSLLLLPFTKQYAAFIQHIYPFKRT
- a CDS encoding C40 family peptidase — translated: MSRAFRIQLLALFFLLISSTVCLASFQVGDQGEEVSEIQSALTKLGYPVEVDGYFGSAMEYQVKNFQSVWGLEPDGIVGKDTYYAIMGKNIMVSRGGSSMFMRRLVQTSFAYIGVPYVFGGTTPGGFDCSGYVQYVFAKSGVQLPRLSGEQFRMGQAVSYRNLRVGDLVFFTTYAAGASHVGIYLGNNEFINATSSGGVQVSKIDSKYWGSRYVGARRVL
- the trxA gene encoding thioredoxin; this encodes MSVVHIHTAEEFQKQVMEAKQPVLVDFWATWCGPCRMIAPEIEAVAAEYEGKAVVAKVDVDENGAVAMQYGIQSIPTIIVVKNGEVTAREVGYLPKDALAELIDGAM
- a CDS encoding nitroreductase family protein, whose product is MQLLEAIETRRSCRKYTAEVPSDEVIKSLLHYATKAPSATNTQPWRFAVIQDKALLDHYSDETKRILLESNTELVEKYRHILSNPDYHVFHHAPTLVIIYANQSRFFSITDCSLAAQNLMLAAHDKGLATCWIGFSTPLFNAPHIKEELGIPAEYEAIAPLIVGYPERILPPMEKNEPEIICWKK
- the thiE gene encoding thiamine phosphate synthase, whose amino-acid sequence is MDKLSYFETESIYALTGEDFSRGRTNLEVVRAMLAGGIRVIQYREKMKDARAMYEECMEIRRLTREAGALFLVNDHIDLAMAVDADGVHIGQSDLPPAVVRKLIGDDKVLGLSTHNPEEARDAESLGCIDYIGVGPIFATKTKADALQPIGYDNLMAVRAAVSLPIVAIGGIKEDKVAEVLAKGASMTAIISDIVADDNIAEKCARLVRNSKKN